The genomic DNA GCATCGGGCCGTCCCCGTTTTTTCAGGCCGGGACGATGGCCTGGGCCGGACACCACCACTCTTCCGAGACGCAGGTGCCGCAGTCGGTGCATAGGCCGGCGTCGATGTGCACGGGCTGCAGGGTCCATCTCTCGAATTCGATCTTTTCGTCCGCGATGATCGCGCCCTCGGGGCAGCGCTCGACGCAATAGCCGCACTTGAGGCATTTTTCGGTCACTTGATACGGCATGTCCGGCTCCTGTTCCCGTTAGAATCCCTTGTCCTGCCACATGCTCC from Acidobacteriota bacterium includes the following:
- a CDS encoding 4Fe-4S binding protein, which produces MPYQVTEKCLKCGYCVERCPEGAIIADEKIEFERWTLQPVHIDAGLCTDCGTCVSEEWWCPAQAIVPA